The bacterium genome window below encodes:
- a CDS encoding IS5 family transposase: MSRAIYLTDKQWEKIEPLLPKLKSKGGPWKNNREVLEGILWVLRTGARWKDLPEKYPSPSTCWRRLNLWEEKGIWLKIWRKFISQLDKKGEIDWSECFMDGSFTPAKKGALKSAKLRGGKARSLWWWQMARVFLWECPCTLPLHMR, translated from the coding sequence ATGAGTAGAGCGATATATTTAACAGACAAGCAATGGGAGAAAATAGAACCCTTGCTTCCAAAGCTAAAAAGCAAAGGAGGTCCTTGGAAAAATAACAGGGAAGTTTTAGAAGGAATTCTTTGGGTTTTAAGAACAGGAGCAAGGTGGAAAGATTTGCCTGAAAAGTATCCAAGCCCCAGCACTTGCTGGCGACGCCTAAACTTGTGGGAAGAAAAAGGAATTTGGCTTAAGATATGGAGAAAATTTATAAGCCAGTTGGACAAAAAAGGAGAGATTGATTGGAGTGAATGCTTTATGGATGGAAGTTTTACTCCTGCTAAAAAAGGGGCTCTAAAATCGGCAAAACTAAGAGGGGGAAAGGCACGAAGCTTATGGTGGTGGCAGATGGCCAGGGTGTTCCTCTGGGAGTGTCCTTGCACTCTGCCTCTCCACATGAGGTAA